GCGACGCGCGCGCGGTCGTCGTCGCTGATCTGCGGCGTGCCCGTGAACGCGTCGAACGAACGCGCCGCCTGATCGAGTTCCTCGCGCGCGTGCGCGATGATGTCGGCCGGCACGGTGCCGCCGCGCACGATCCGGGTGCCGGCGCGCGCGAGGTTCAGCCGCGCGTCCATCAGGTGCTGGGTCGTTTCGTCGATCGAGTTGGTCTGGCGCAGCGCGACGCTCGACAGGTCGTCGACGTCGGCATGGGTGCTGGTCAGCGACCACCAGCCCAGGCCCTCCGTGATGAGTTGCAACACGCAAAAAGCGACGAGGACACATAACAGGCCGGTCGAGACCCTGATCTTGCTGAACATCTTGAGCACCCGGTAGGGAAAAAAACAAACTGCGCGAGTGGATCGCACCCGCGGCCAGGCTGCGTTAACGGCGCACCCGCCGGGCGCTTGAGGAGGCTTCGTAAAAAAATCCGCGAACCGCCGCGACCGCATCGCGGCGTTCTTTACATCCGAATTACCTTGACGTTGCCGCAACGGGCTTCCTAGAGTGGTTAGGAAACGATGCGGGCACAGGCCCGATGGACTCCGACGATGACAGACCTCGTGGATCGCGCGCGCGGCGCGCTGCATGCGCAGCCGTTCAGCGTGCTGCTCGGCACCGAACTGACGCACGCCGGCTCGAACGAGCTGACGCTGTGCCTGCCGGTGCGCGACGAACTCAAGCAGCAGCATGGTTTCGTGCACGGCGGCGTGATCAGCTATCTCGCGGACAACGCGCTAACGTTTGCCGGCGCGCTCGCACTCGGGCCGCGCGTCGTCACCGGCGAATACAAGATCAACTATCTGCGGCCGGCGCTCGGCGGCACGCTGGTCGCGCGCGCCTATGTGGTCCATGCGGGACGCCAGCAGGCCACCTGCCAGTGCAGCGTGTTCGTGATGGAGGATGGCGACGAGCGGCTCGTCGCGCTCGCGCAGGGAACGGTCATCCGGATGTCCGATCTCGACGAACGGTCCGCGTCGGCGCGCATCGGTTGAAAACGATTCCGCCTTCGAGGGAGTCGATGCGGCGAATTCGCTGAAACGGAGATGAATCCAGCAGGCACGCGCGGATTGCATGCCTGCCTGTGACGGATGCCGGAGAGAACCGGCGACCCGCCGCGGTCGCGAGCGCGAATGGCCCGCAACCGCCAACCTGCACGCCGCTTATTCCGCCGCGCGCGTCTTCTGCTGCTGCTCGCCGAGGCCCTGGATGCCGAGGCGCACCGTCTGCCCCGCCTTCAGGAACACCGGCGACGGCTTGATGCCCATGCCGACGCCCGGCGGCGTGCCGGTCGAGATCACGTCGCCCGGCTGCAGGCTCATGCACTGCGACAGGTACGACACGAGTTTCGCGACCGGAAAGATCATCGTGCGCGTGCTGCCGTTCTGGTAGCGATGGCCGTCCACGTCGAGCCACAGGTCGAGGTTCTGCGGATCGGGCACCTCGTCGCGCGTGACGAGCCACGGGCCGGTCGGGCCGAACGTGTCGAAACCCTTGCCCTTGTCCCACTGGCCGCCGCGCTCGATCTGCCATTCGCGCTCGGACACGTCGTTGATCACGCAGTAGCCGGCCACGTAGTCGAGCGCGTTCGCCTCGTTCACGTTCTTCGCGTACTTGCCGATCACGACGCCCAGTTCGACTTCCCAGTCGGTCTTGGTCGAGCCGCGCGGAATCTCGATGTCGTCGTTCGGGCCGACGATCGCGCTCGTCCACTTGTTGAACACGACCGGCTCGGTTGGCACCGGCATCCCGGCTTCGGCCGCGTGGTCCGCGTAGTTCAGGCCGATGCAGACCATCTTGCCGATGCTGCCGACGCACGCGCCGATGCGCGGATTGCCTTCGACGAGCGGCAGCGACTTCGGATCGATCGCGCGCAGTTGCGCGAGGGCCGCGTCCGACAGCGCGTCGCCCGCGATGTCGGCCACCTTGCCTTCGAGCGAGCGGATGCGGCCGTCCGCGTCGACGAGGCCCGGTTTCTCCTGGCCTTGCGGCCCAAAGCGAAGCAGTTTCATGTTGTGCGTTTCCTTGTTTGCGATTGTCCGTGAGAGGTTGCCGGGCGGCGCGCGCCGCCAGCGGGACCAGCCGGTCGGATCAGGTCGGATCAGTTCACCCAGCCGCCGTCGATCACGTGCGCCTGGCCGGTCGTGAACGACGACTCGTCGGACGCGAGATACAGCGCGAGCGCCGCGATCTCCGCCGCGCTGCCGACGCGCCCCATCGGCTGGCGCGCGACGAACGCGGCGCGCGCCTCGTCGACGCTCGTGCCTTGCGCGCGCGCCTGCTCCGCGATGCGCGCCGCCAGCGACGGCGACGCGACGGTGCCGGGGCAGATCGCGTTGCAGCGGATGCCGCGCGTCACGAAGTCGGCCGCGACCGACTTCGTCAACCCTATCACAGCCGCCTTCGATGCGCCGTAAACGCAGCGGTTCGGCACGCCCTTCACGCTCGACGCCGCCGACGACATGTTGATGATCGACCCCGCGCCCTTCTCCAGCATCGCCGGCAGGAACGCGCGGATGGTCCGGTACATCGCCTTCACGTTCAGGTCGAACGCGAAGTCCCAGTCGTCCTCGCTCGCTTCGAGGATCGAGCCCGCGTGCACGAAACCCGCGCAGTTGAACAGCACGTCGATCGTGCCGAGTTCGCGCGCGAGCGCGCCGATCGCCGCGCCGTCGCGCACGTCGAGTTGGCGCGCCTCGACCGGCAGCGCGGCGAGCCCGTCGATGCGGAGGTCGGTCGCGATCACGCGCGCGCCTTCGCTCGCGAACAGTTCGGCGGTCGCGAGGCCGATGCCCTGTCCCGCCGCCGTAATCAAGGCCGTCTTGCCGGCCAGTCGTTGTCCCCTGTCTGCCATCTGCCACTCCAGTCTGAATCGTGGCGGCGCGATGCCGGACGTACCGGGATGCGCGCGCCGCCGGATTCGGTTGACGAAAATCCGGTTGACGAAATCTCGATTTGCGCCCGACCGATCATAGCCGGTAGAACGCGGCCGCGTTCGCGCCGAACACCGCGGCGCGCTCGGCGTCGGACAGCGCGGCGAGCAGCCGGTGCGCGCACGCGTGCCACCGTTCGTAGTCGCCGTTCAGGTTCAGCACCGGCCAGTCGCTGCCCCACAGCAGCCGATGCGCGCCGAACGACGCGAGCAGATGCCCGACCCATGGCCGCAGCGTCGCGTCGTCCCAGCCGGGTCCGGACTCGGTGGCGAGGCCGGACAGCTTGCAGCACACCTGCGGATAATGCGCGAGCCGCGCGATCGCATCGGCCCATGCGGTCCAACCCGCGTTGCCGTCGCGGATCGGCGGCTTCGCGCCGTGGTCGATCACCACGCGCAGCGCCGGGTGCCGCTTCAGAAACGTTTCGAGCGCCGCCGCGTGACGCGTGAAGATCAACGCATCGAACGCGAGGTCGTGCGCGATCAGCGCGTCGATCGCGCGCGCGGTCGGCGCGGTCGCGATCCAGTCGTCGTCGGGCAGGTCCTGCAACATGGGCCGCACGGCCTTCAGCTTCGGCTCGCGCGCGAGTTCGTCGATCAGCGCCGGCGCGGCCGGATCGTCGAGCGGCACCCAGCCGACGACACCCGCGATCGACGCGTCGCCATGCGCGAGCTTCAGCAGATAACGCGTTTCGTCGATGGTCTGCGCGGCCTGCACGACGACCGTCCTCGCGATACCGGCATCCGCGCGCAGCGGCGCGAGATCGGCGGGGCCGAACGGACGGAACAGCGCGGTCAGCGACGGCGTAAGCCAGCCGTAATCGCCGCGCGCCGGGTCCCAGTAGTGCTGGTGCGCGTCGATCTGCACGTCGGGGAGCAGCGGGCGGGGCGTCGCCATGTCAAGCTCGCGGCGCCGGCGCGCGCGCGTCGAGCAGCCCTTCGTCGCGCAGCGCCGTCCACAGCGCGGACGGGATCGGCTGCGCGAACGACGCGACGTTCTCCTGCAACTCCGCGACGCTGCGCGCGCCGTTCAGCACGGTCGCGACGGCCGGATGCGCATACGGGAATTGCAGCGCGGCGGCCGCGAGCGGCACGCCGTGCGCGCGGCACACCGCTTCGAGCCGCGCGACGCGCTCGATCACGTCGGGCGGCGCGGCGCCGTAGTTGAACTTGCGATCGCCCTCGACGCCGTGCGCGAGAATCCCCGAATTGAACGCGCCGCCAAGCAGGATGCTGACGCCGCGCTCGATGCACTTCGGCAGCAGGTCGTCGAGCGGCGCCTGTTCGAGCAGCGTGTAGCGTCCGGCGAGCAGCGCGCAGTCGATGTCGAATTCGCGGATCGCGTCGAGGATCACTTCGCGCTCGTTCACGCCGAAGCCGATCGCCTTCACCGCGCCGCGCGAGCGCAGTTCGTCGAGCGCGCGAAAGCCGCCCCCGGTCAACTGCTGCCAGTAGTGCGGATGACGGTCGCCGTGCGTGAAGCGGCCGATGTCGTGCACGAGCAGGATGTCGATGTCGGTGATGCCGAGCCGCTGCTGGCTGTCCTCGAACGAACGCAGGATGCCGTCGTAGGTGTAGTCGTAGATCGCCTCGAACGGCAGCGGGTTTTGCCAGCCCTCGCTGCCGTCGTCCGGATGCGTGCGCGGCACGAAGCGGCGGCCGACCTTGGTGGACAGCACGTAGTCGCCGCGCGGATGACGCCGCAGCGCGGCGCCGAGCCGATGCTCGGCTTTCGTGTGGCCGTAGTGCGGCGCGGTGTCGAAGAAGCGGATGCCCGCGTTCCATGCGGCATCGACGGTTGCCTGCGCTTCTTCTTCGGTGAGGTCGCGATAGAGGCCGCCGAGCGGCGCGGTGCCGAGCGACAGCGCGGTGACTTCGAGCGCCGTGCGGCCGATGCGGCGGCGCTGGGCGATCTGGGTCGGGTCAGGCTGGGACGGCTGCGACATGCGGGGGGTCTCCGGTTGTATCGGTCCGAGTTAGCGCTTTAGCGCTTACTCCAATTCCATGCGAAATGGCGGCGGTCGGGGTTAGGTTCTCGCTGGCCGCCGCGCGAGTTCACGCAATCATCGTCCATCCGATGCCGTTCGATTGCCGTACCTCGTCGTGCCGTCCTGCGGCCGCCCGGCTCACCGACTGCCGGCCTACCCCCACTTCAATGCGCCGCGATCTCCACAACCGCCACCCGCGCACTCGCCGGCAAACACGCCGGCCCAACCGGCTCGAACGTCTTGTACGTGAGAATGAATTCCTGATGCCCGAGCGACTCCGACTTCGAGCGCGCGCCGCCCGCGACGGCCACGGTCCGCTCGAACACCTCGCGGCCCACCTCGTCGAGCGTCGCGTGGCCTTCGAGGATGCGGCCCGCATCCACGTCCATGTCGCCGGACAGGTTGCGGTACGTGAGCGGATTCGCGCACACCTTGACGACCGGCGAGATGGCCGACCCGACCACCGACCCGCGCCCGGTCGTGAACAGGATCACGTGCGCGCCACACGCGATCAGCTCCGCGATCTCCGCGTTGTCGCTGATGTTCGGGAAGCCGAAACGCGGCTCGCCGTCCGGCACCACGTCGAGCAGATAGAGGCCGCCGGTCGGCGGCACGTCGCCGGGCTTCACGATGCCGACGATCGGCGACGCGCCGCTCTTCGCATACGCGCCGAGCGACTTCTCCTCCTGGGTCGTGAGCCCGCCGTCCGCATTGCCGACCGCGAACGACCCGTGACCGAGAATCGAGTAGTAGCGAGCGGCCTTCGCGACGGACGCGACGATCTCGTCGCCGAGTTCGGGCCGCGCCGCGCGGTTCTTCATGTGGTACTCGCAGCCGACCAGTTCGCCGGTTTCCTCGAAGATGCAGCTCGCGCCCGCGTCGATCAGCAGGTCGAACGCGCGGCCCACCGCCGGGTTCGCGGTGATCCCGCTCGTGCCGTCCGAACCGCCGCAGATCGTGCCGACAATGAGTTCGTCGAGCCGCATCGGCACCCTGCGCTGCACGGCCAGTTGCGCGCGCGCGCCGCGCACCCAGTCCACGCCGTACTGGATCGTGCTGCGCGTGCCGCCCTTCTCCTGGATCGTCAGCACCTCGACCGGCCGGCCGCTGTCGCGCACGAGGTCCGCGAGATAGTGCTTGTTCATGCTCTCGCAGCCGAGCGACACGAACAGAACCGCGCCGACGTTCGGATGCGTCGCGAGCCGCGCGAGCATCTTCTCCGCGTAGCTGTTCGGAAAGCAACCAGGAAAGCCGATCAGATGCACCGGCGGCTCGTGCGGTTCGCCGGAGGTGGACGCGTCGTCGCCGAACGCGTCGAACGGCTCGCGGAACTGCGCGGCGATCTCGCGCGCGACGTGATGCGCGCATTCGACCAGATACGCGACCGCGACCACGTTGCGGATGCCCTTGCGGCCGTCGCTGCGAAGCCAGCCTTCGAGCATCGGCGGTTGTGCCGCGGCGCGCGGCGTGCTGACTGCGTTGTCCTTCGCTGCGCCCCCCAAGGGGACTTGCTTCGCTGCGTCGTTCATGACGGTTTCCTGCGTGCGGCTCGCGCCGCGTCAGTGATGCACGAACTCGTGGCCCGCGTCGTGCGTATAGGTGGGCAGATAATCGCTTTCGAGGTTGTGCGTGTGCAGATGCTCGCCGCGCGCGACCGCCGCCGTCACGTGGCCGATCGGCGCGCCGTAGCGGACCACCTTGTCGTCCTTCGCGAGCGCGCGGCGCGCGACCTTGTGGCCGAGTTCGACGGTCTTCGCGAACGTCACGCGCTCGCCCTCGATCTCGACCGTCTCGCCGGCCGCGAGCCGCGCCGCCGCGATCAGGCAGTTGTCGTCGGGGCTCAACAGCAGCAGGCGCGCGTCGGTATGCTGGGTACGGCGGCTCAAGATGGTTCTCCGTTGAATGCTCAGTTCTGGCCTTCGCCGCCCGCGAGGCGCGCGACCATCAGCGAGCCGAGGATGATCGCGCCGTAGATCGCCTGGATCCAGAACGACGGCACCTGTGCGAGCGTCAGCAGGTTCTGCACGACGCCGAGCAGCAGCACGCCGGACAGCGCGCCGAACATCGTGCCTCTGCCGCCGTCGAGCGAGATGCCGCCGATCACCGCCGCCGCGAACACGGTGAAGATCATCCCGTTGCCCTGGTTCGCGTTGATCGCGCCGACGTAGCCGGTCACGATCAGGCCGCCGATCGCCGCGAGGATGCTGCCGAGCACGAACACGCCCCACGTAATGCGCTCGACGCTGATGCCCGCCGCGCGCGCCGCGTCCGGATTGCCGCCGATCGCATAGAGCGCGCGGCCGAGCCGGTGGTAGCGCAGCATGAACGCGGCGACGGCGAACGCGGCGGCCGCGAGCCACACCGACAGCGGCAGCCCGAGCACGATCGTCGTCGCGAGCGTGAAGAACGACGGCGGCATGTCGAACAGCGTGCCGCCCTTGGTCGCGCCGACCAGCATCCCGCGCAGCACGATCAGCATCGCGAGCGTGACGATGAACGCATTCAGGCGCAGCCGCACGACGAGGAAGCCGTTCACGTAGCCGATCAGCGCGCCGACCACGACGATCGCGGCAAGCCCCGCGAACGCCGGCCATTGCAGCCCGAAACCGGCGGACGCGGCCGGCATCACGAGCATCGCGCCGACCGCCGGCGCGATGCCGACCGTCGATTCGAGCGACAGGTCGAACTTGCCGGTCAGCACGATCAGCGATTCCGCGAGCACGACGAGCGCGAGCGCGGCCGATGCGCCGAGCACGCTGATGAGGTTCGCCTTCGTCAGAAAGCTCGGGCTCACGAACGCGCCGATCACGATCAGCAGCACGAGCGCAGGCAGCAGCGCGAAGTCGCGCAGCCGGGCGAGTTCGATGCGCGGTCCGGCGCGGCCCTTCTGCGCGGCCGCCGGGTCGGAGCCGGCGGTCGCGAACGCCGGC
The Paraburkholderia caballeronis genome window above contains:
- a CDS encoding aldo/keto reductase translates to MSQPSQPDPTQIAQRRRIGRTALEVTALSLGTAPLGGLYRDLTEEEAQATVDAAWNAGIRFFDTAPHYGHTKAEHRLGAALRRHPRGDYVLSTKVGRRFVPRTHPDDGSEGWQNPLPFEAIYDYTYDGILRSFEDSQQRLGITDIDILLVHDIGRFTHGDRHPHYWQQLTGGGFRALDELRSRGAVKAIGFGVNEREVILDAIREFDIDCALLAGRYTLLEQAPLDDLLPKCIERGVSILLGGAFNSGILAHGVEGDRKFNYGAAPPDVIERVARLEAVCRAHGVPLAAAALQFPYAHPAVATVLNGARSVAELQENVASFAQPIPSALWTALRDEGLLDARAPAPRA
- a CDS encoding ABC transporter permease; its protein translation is MKPSVSTPAFATAGSDPAAAQKGRAGPRIELARLRDFALLPALVLLIVIGAFVSPSFLTKANLISVLGASAALALVVLAESLIVLTGKFDLSLESTVGIAPAVGAMLVMPAASAGFGLQWPAFAGLAAIVVVGALIGYVNGFLVVRLRLNAFIVTLAMLIVLRGMLVGATKGGTLFDMPPSFFTLATTIVLGLPLSVWLAAAAFAVAAFMLRYHRLGRALYAIGGNPDAARAAGISVERITWGVFVLGSILAAIGGLIVTGYVGAINANQGNGMIFTVFAAAVIGGISLDGGRGTMFGALSGVLLLGVVQNLLTLAQVPSFWIQAIYGAIILGSLMVARLAGGEGQN
- a CDS encoding SDR family oxidoreductase; its protein translation is MADRGQRLAGKTALITAAGQGIGLATAELFASEGARVIATDLRIDGLAALPVEARQLDVRDGAAIGALARELGTIDVLFNCAGFVHAGSILEASEDDWDFAFDLNVKAMYRTIRAFLPAMLEKGAGSIINMSSAASSVKGVPNRCVYGASKAAVIGLTKSVAADFVTRGIRCNAICPGTVASPSLAARIAEQARAQGTSVDEARAAFVARQPMGRVGSAAEIAALALYLASDESSFTTGQAHVIDGGWVN
- a CDS encoding UxaA family hydrolase, with protein sequence MSRRTQHTDARLLLLSPDDNCLIAAARLAAGETVEIEGERVTFAKTVELGHKVARRALAKDDKVVRYGAPIGHVTAAVARGEHLHTHNLESDYLPTYTHDAGHEFVHH
- a CDS encoding UxaA family hydrolase — encoded protein: MLEGWLRSDGRKGIRNVVAVAYLVECAHHVAREIAAQFREPFDAFGDDASTSGEPHEPPVHLIGFPGCFPNSYAEKMLARLATHPNVGAVLFVSLGCESMNKHYLADLVRDSGRPVEVLTIQEKGGTRSTIQYGVDWVRGARAQLAVQRRVPMRLDELIVGTICGGSDGTSGITANPAVGRAFDLLIDAGASCIFEETGELVGCEYHMKNRAARPELGDEIVASVAKAARYYSILGHGSFAVGNADGGLTTQEEKSLGAYAKSGASPIVGIVKPGDVPPTGGLYLLDVVPDGEPRFGFPNISDNAEIAELIACGAHVILFTTGRGSVVGSAISPVVKVCANPLTYRNLSGDMDVDAGRILEGHATLDEVGREVFERTVAVAGGARSKSESLGHQEFILTYKTFEPVGPACLPASARVAVVEIAAH
- a CDS encoding amidohydrolase family protein, whose product is MQIDAHQHYWDPARGDYGWLTPSLTALFRPFGPADLAPLRADAGIARTVVVQAAQTIDETRYLLKLAHGDASIAGVVGWVPLDDPAAPALIDELAREPKLKAVRPMLQDLPDDDWIATAPTARAIDALIAHDLAFDALIFTRHAAALETFLKRHPALRVVIDHGAKPPIRDGNAGWTAWADAIARLAHYPQVCCKLSGLATESGPGWDDATLRPWVGHLLASFGAHRLLWGSDWPVLNLNGDYERWHACAHRLLAALSDAERAAVFGANAAAFYRL
- a CDS encoding ureidoglycolate lyase, which gives rise to MKLLRFGPQGQEKPGLVDADGRIRSLEGKVADIAGDALSDAALAQLRAIDPKSLPLVEGNPRIGACVGSIGKMVCIGLNYADHAAEAGMPVPTEPVVFNKWTSAIVGPNDDIEIPRGSTKTDWEVELGVVIGKYAKNVNEANALDYVAGYCVINDVSEREWQIERGGQWDKGKGFDTFGPTGPWLVTRDEVPDPQNLDLWLDVDGHRYQNGSTRTMIFPVAKLVSYLSQCMSLQPGDVISTGTPPGVGMGIKPSPVFLKAGQTVRLGIQGLGEQQQKTRAAE
- a CDS encoding PaaI family thioesterase produces the protein MTDLVDRARGALHAQPFSVLLGTELTHAGSNELTLCLPVRDELKQQHGFVHGGVISYLADNALTFAGALALGPRVVTGEYKINYLRPALGGTLVARAYVVHAGRQQATCQCSVFVMEDGDERLVALAQGTVIRMSDLDERSASARIG